The following coding sequences are from one Pelmatolapia mariae isolate MD_Pm_ZW linkage group LG4, Pm_UMD_F_2, whole genome shotgun sequence window:
- the tufm gene encoding elongation factor Tu, mitochondrial, which produces MAALVGLRACLSALQLSSPSLLHSSFKLCAVPLSRRTFAAEAKKTYSRDKPHVNIGTIGHVDHGKTTLTAAITKVLADAGGARYKKYEDIDNAPEEKARGITINASHVEYTTANRHYAHTDCPGHADYVKNMITGTAQMDGCILVVAATDGQMPQTREHLLLARQIGVEHVVVFINKADAVEDKEMLELVEIEIRELLTEFGYDGENTPVVIGSALCALENKAPELGVNAVMKLLEIVDSYVPLPKRELEKPFLLPIEGVYSIPGRGTVVTGTLERGVIKKGDDCEFVGHNRSFKSVVTGIEMFHKSLDRAEAGDNLGALVRGLKREDVRRGMVMCKPGCIMPHQKVRAQVYVLSKEEGGRHKPFVTNFMPVMFSLTWDMACRVTLPADKEMVMPGEDTSLMLTLRQPMVLEKGQRFTLRDGNRTIGTGLVTEIMTTTDEDQCNWG; this is translated from the exons ATGGCGGCGCTTGTGGGGCTGCGTGCGTGTTTGTCCG CCCTTCAGCTTTCTTCACCAAGCCTCCTGCACAGCTCCTTCAAATTG TGTGCTGTGCCTCTGAGCCGGCGAACCTTCGCTGCGGAGGCGAAGAAGACGTACAGCAGAGACAAGCCCCACGTAAACATCGGGACGATCGGCCATGTCGATCATGGCAAAACCACCCTGACGGCAGCCATCACAAAAG TGCTCGCTGATGCTGGTGGTGCCCGCTACAAGAAGTATGAGGACATTGACAATGCCCCAGAGGAGAAAGCCAGAGGAATTACCATCAACGCCTCGCATGTAGAATACACCACAGCCAACAGACATTATGCTCACACAGACTGCCCTGGACACGCTGACTACGTCaag aacatGATCACAGGCACAGCTCAGATGGACGGCTGCATTCTGGTGGTGGCAGCCACTGACGGCCAGATGCCTCAGACACGTGAGCACCTGCTGTTGGCCCGGCAGATCGGCGTAGAGCACGTGGTGGTTTTCATAAACAAGGCAGATGCTGTGGAGGACAAGGAGATGCTGGAGCTGGTGGAGATCGAGATCCGCGAGCTGCTCACAGAGTTTGGCTACGACGGCGAGAACACACCCGTTGTGATTGGCTCTGCACTGTGTGCTCTGGAG AACAAAGCTCCTGAGCTGGGCGTGAATGCAGTGATGAAACTGCTGGAGATTGTGGACTCTTATGTTCCTCTGCCCAAAAGAGAGCTGGAAAAACCTTTCCTTCTGCCCATTGAAGGGGTTTATTCAATCCCAG GCAGGGGTACGGTTGTGACGGGCACTCTGGAGAGGGGCGTCATCAAGAAAGGAGACGACTGTGAGTTTGTGGGTCACAACCGCAGCTTCAAGTCTGTAGTGACAG GTATTGAGATGTTCCACAAGTCTCTGGACCGGGCAGAGGCAGGAGATAACCTGGGCGCTCTGGTCCGAGGCCTGAAGAGGGAGGACGTGAGGAGAGGGATGGTGATGTGCAAGCCAGGGTGCATCATGCCTCACCAGAAAGTCAGAGCTCAG GTCTATGTACTGAGTAAGGAGGAGGGAGGCAGACACAAGCCGTTTGTCACCAACTTCATGCCCGTCATGTTTTCTCTCACCTGGGACATGGCCTGCAGGGTCACTTTACCTGCTGAcaag GAAATGGTGATGCCAGGTGAGGACACCTCATTGATGCTCACTCTCCGCCAGCCGATGGTTCTGGAGAAAGGCCAGAGGTTCACTCTGAGAGACGGAAACAGGACCATCGGCACCGGGCTGGTCACAGAGATTATGACCACTACAGATGAAGACCAGTGCAACTGGGGCTGA
- the hspbp1 gene encoding hsp70-binding protein 1, giving the protein MSEDRQTRRYPQNLQGVLQLAVEAGSAAEGPAPPERMSEERKTWLREALTELCKGQMDEVEQMKQCLAVLCKEGSERERGGEEEREDDDEDDERETAFEMLSELCENLDNARDLMTLGGLELCVSQYLNHAQSGLRWRAAQLIASCAQNMPQLQFHLLSIGALPKLLQLTDSDPNPTVRVKALYAVSCLVREQEAGLQAFLSHDGFSVLMRGMQSENEKLRTKSAFLLLNLLMSHPEQKDTLVAMGMVQQLVSVLRTPHSPVHEHVLGALCCLVEDFPQGLKDCRNPALGLEELLRQRSKELQGKEESQEELDFCERLRVMCFSRQQSDDTGMDR; this is encoded by the exons ATGTCAGAAGACAGGCAGACCAGGAGATATCCCCAGAACCTCCAAGGGGTCCTTCAGCTCGCAGTGGAGGCTGGATCCGCTGCAGAGGGTCCTGCCCCTCCTGAACGCATGTCAGAAGAG AGGAAAACATGGCTAAGAGAAGCTCTTACAGAACTGTGCAAAGGGCAGATGGATGAAGTGGAGCAGATGAAGCAGTGCTTGGCTGTTCTGTGCAAAGAAGGAAGTGAAAGGGAGAGGggtggagaggaagagagggaagACGATGATGAGGACGATGAGCGGGAAACGGCCTTTGAGATGCTGTCCGAGCTGTGTGAGAATCTGGACAATGCCAGAG ACCTGATGACCCTCGGGGGGCTGGAGTTGTGCGTCTCCCAGTATCTTAATCATGCCCAAAGTGGGTTGAGGTGGCGTGCTGCCCAGCTCATTGCCTCCTGTGCCCAGAACATGCCACAGCTGCAGTTCCACTTGCTTAGCATCGGGGCGctgccgaagctgctgcagctgacAGATTCTGACCCAAACCCCACCGTCAGGGTGAAAGCTCTTTACGCTGTCTCAT GTCTGGTTCGAGAGCAGGAGGCAGGTCTCCAGGCCTTCCTGTCCCACGATGGATTCTCAGTGCTGATGCGAGGCATGCAGTCAGAGAACGAGAAGCTCAGAACCAAGTCGGCTTTCCTGTTGCTCAATCTGCTGATGTCACATCCCGAACAGAAAG ACACACTTGTCGCCATGGGTATGGTACAGCAGCTGGTATCAGTTCTCCGTACACCGCATTCACCCGTCCATGAACATGTGCTTGGTGCCCTTTGCTG TCTGGTGGAAGACTTTCCACAAGGACTCAAAGACTGCAGGAATCCTGCTCTGGGCCTGGAGGAATTACTCAGACAGAGATCCAAAGAGCTCCAAGGCAAAGAAGAAAGTCAG GAAGAACTTGATTTCTGTGAGCGACTCAGGGTTATGTGTTTCTCCAGGCAGCAGTCAGATGACACTGGGATGGATcgttga
- the tmem86b gene encoding lysoplasmalogenase, whose protein sequence is MDILETHAYHRRQRRNKSCALFLSLLPFFLSAALYFYLWTPDSPPSIMSAGVKSAPVLLLAAAVLSWNGGQSVLGVVGGLVFSAVGDCCLVWPELFLHGMGAFAVAHLLYSVSFLSSRYTKNSSSCWSRFLYLILFMVGGGYYIFLFPFLQKDPNSEVLTPAVGVYFVLITLMGLLAVRTGNIATLLGSLSFMVSDATLSLQVFKVVAPMQHGTTVVMVTYYLAQLLIAVGDMQAVEDTDDFSKWKRS, encoded by the exons ATGGACATCCTTGAGACTCACGCCTATCACAGGCGGCAGAGGAGAAATAAG TCCTgtgctctctttctgtctctcttgccTTTCTTTTTGTCTGCAGCTCTGTACTTCTACCTTTGGACTCCTGATTCGCCCCCGTCCATCATGTCTGCAGGTGTCAAATCTGCACCGGTACTCCTATTGGCTGCAGCGGTGCTGAGCTGGAATGGAGGTCAGAGTGTCCTAGGTGTGGTGGGAGGACTGGTCTTCTCTGCTGTTGGTGACTGCTGCCTGGTGTGGCCTGAGCTTTTTCTGCACG GAATGGGTGCATTTGCTGTGGCTCATCTGTTGTACTCAGTTTCCTTCCTGTCCAGTCGTTACACAAAAAACTCCTCTTCCTGCTGGAGCCGTTTTCTCTATCTGATCCTGTTTATGGTTGGAGGAGGTTATTACATATTTCTATTtccatttctgcaaaaggaccCAAACTCTGAAGTGCTAACTCCAGCTGTTGGAGTCTACTTTGTCTTAATTACTCTAATGGGTCTATTAGCAGTTAGAACTGGCAACATAGCAACACTTTTGGGAAGTCTGAGCTTCATGGTATCCGACGCAACGCTGTCTCTGCAAGTTTTTAAGGTGGTGGCACCAATGCAGCACGGTACTACTGTTGTAATGGTGACCTATTATCTGGCACAGCTTCTAATCGCTGTGGGTGACATGCAAGCAGTAGAGGACACAGATGACTTTTCAAAATGGAAGAGGTCCTAA
- the aspdh gene encoding aspartate dehydrogenase domain-containing protein — MATDSSSLRIGVVGFGHLGQYLVERIHKDGPALGLTLGFVWNRNSGKLSGLVPSELILGELSSFAERRCDVIIEVCHPQIVKEFGLQFLSQSHFMVGSPSALADPDLNQKLHQAAQKYGRTLYVPSGALWGGQDIQRLNDSGKLKALFIRMSKHPSCFRLTGDVLTDWTEGEGRRVLFRGSVAELCPLAPNNVNTMAAAAVAAGTLGFTGVQGEIVSDTALRDYHVVEVEVTGPDGFSVHTVRRNPAKLGAVTGSATYSSFWNSLLICKGHGGRVYLC, encoded by the exons ATGGCGACCGATTCTTCCTCTTTAAGGATTGGAGTTGTAGGATTTGGACATCTAG GTCAATACCTAGTGGAGAGGATCCATAAAGATGGACCTGCCCTCGGTCTGACTCTGGGTTTTGTCTGGAACAGGAATTCTGGCAAGCTCAGTGGTTTAGTCCCCTCTGAACTCATACTCGGGGAGCTATCGTCCTTTGCAGAAAG GCGATGCGATGTGATTATTGAGGTGTGCCATCCTCAAATAGTTAAAGAATTTGGGCTCCAGTTTCTGTCTCAGTCTCATTTCATG GTGGGCTCTCCATCTGCTCTCGCTGATCCTGATCTGAACCAGAAGTTGCATCAGGCTGCTCAGAAGTATGGCAGGACTCTCTACGTCCCCAGTGGTGCATTATGGGGAGGCCAGGACATCCAGAGGCTGAATGACAGTGGTAAATTAAAG GCTTTGTTCATCAGAATGTCCAAGCATCCCTCCTGCTTTCGGCTGACAGGAGACGTCCTCACTGACTGGACGGAGGGAGAAGGCAGGCGTGTTTTGTTCAGAGGCTCCGTTGCAGAGTTGTGCCCACTCGCTCCTAACAATGTGAACaccatggcagcagcagcagtggcagCAGGGACACTGGGCTTCACTGGTGTCCAGGGAGAGATTGTGTCAGATACAGC GTTAAGAGACTACCATGTGGTGGAAGTGGAGGTGACTGGGCCTGATGGTTTCTCAGTACACACAGTGAGGAGGAATCCAGCCAAACTCGGGGCTGTTACTGGCAGCGCAACTTACAGCTCTTTCTGGAATAGTTTACTCA TTTGCAAAGGTCACGGGGGCAGAGTTTACCTGTGCTGA